In Luteitalea sp. TBR-22, one genomic interval encodes:
- a CDS encoding restriction endonuclease subunit S → MVGEEWLSCPFADVIDFQEGPGILAKDFHDSGVPLIRLSGLDRGASLLSGCNFLDPAMVRKRWAHFALQQGDILLSTSASLGRLAVVGEEGVGAIAYTGLIRMRPKDGRLVASFIRYLLEGPEFQKQVEAMGAGSVIRHFGPMHLRQMHVTLPPVVEQQAIVSLLAALDGKIDLNRRMSETLEAMALTIFAERVQGRGQTQKARELIARGLLEIGDGYRAKNSELGSPGLPFIRAGNLNGEIDTVKAERLCDASAALAGSKTSKPGDVVFTSKGTVGRFARVTDYTPECVYSPQVCYWRSLEPRLIPPSLLFLWMKSADMMRQIMAVAGQTDMAPYVSLRDQRQMDVPLYSGEALRTAELLEPMLHRQAVLFAENRTLASLRDLLLPKLISGELRIKVAEKLVEAAPA, encoded by the coding sequence ATGGTCGGTGAAGAGTGGCTCTCTTGTCCGTTCGCGGACGTGATTGATTTCCAAGAAGGGCCCGGCATCCTCGCCAAGGACTTCCATGACTCGGGAGTGCCGCTCATTCGGCTTTCCGGCCTCGACAGAGGCGCCTCACTATTGTCGGGGTGCAACTTCCTCGACCCCGCCATGGTTCGAAAACGGTGGGCGCATTTCGCCCTGCAACAAGGAGACATCCTCCTGAGCACGTCTGCTTCCCTCGGGCGACTTGCCGTTGTTGGCGAGGAGGGAGTTGGTGCGATCGCCTATACGGGGCTGATTCGAATGCGCCCTAAGGACGGAAGGCTCGTCGCCTCCTTCATCAGGTACCTACTGGAAGGACCTGAGTTCCAGAAGCAAGTGGAGGCCATGGGTGCGGGAAGTGTCATCAGGCACTTCGGTCCGATGCACTTGAGACAGATGCACGTGACATTGCCTCCGGTTGTTGAGCAACAGGCGATCGTCTCGCTCCTTGCGGCACTCGACGGCAAGATCGACCTGAACCGCCGCATGAGCGAGACGCTGGAGGCGATGGCACTGACGATTTTCGCGGAGCGAGTTCAGGGTAGAGGGCAGACCCAAAAGGCGCGTGAACTCATCGCACGCGGGTTGTTGGAGATCGGCGACGGGTATCGCGCAAAGAACTCCGAGCTCGGATCGCCGGGCCTACCGTTCATCCGGGCTGGAAACCTGAACGGCGAGATCGACACCGTCAAGGCTGAGCGTCTGTGCGATGCCAGCGCTGCCCTCGCCGGTTCCAAGACCAGTAAGCCGGGCGATGTCGTATTCACGTCGAAAGGCACGGTTGGACGATTCGCGCGAGTAACCGACTACACGCCAGAGTGTGTGTACTCGCCTCAGGTGTGCTACTGGCGGTCGCTTGAGCCTCGGCTGATTCCTCCCTCTTTACTGTTCTTATGGATGAAGAGCGCCGACATGATGCGGCAGATCATGGCCGTTGCAGGGCAGACCGACATGGCTCCATACGTGTCTCTGCGGGATCAGCGCCAGATGGATGTACCGCTCTACTCAGGAGAGGCCTTGCGGACGGCAGAATTACTCGAACCGATGCTGCATCGCCAGGCGGTTCTGTTCGCTGAGAATCGAACGTTGGCGTCTCTTCGCGATCTTCTCCTCCCCAAGCTCATCTCCGGCGAACTGCGTATCAAGGTAGCCGAGAAGTTGGTGGAGGCTGCGCCGGCATGA
- a CDS encoding class I SAM-dependent DNA methyltransferase: MAKKKVVPANGRGEIGFEAKLWATADALRNNMDAAEYKHVVLGLIFLKYISDAFEAKHEELLAQKAHGADPEDPDEYQAANVFWVPKEARWSFLMANAPQPNIGALVDAAMEAVEKANPSLKGVLPKDYARPGLDKTRLGQIINLVGDIALGGSASKSKDVLGRVYEYFLAKFASAEGKNGGQFYTPSYVVRLLVEMLAPYRGRVYDPCCGSGGMFVQSEKFVEAHSGRIGDISIYGQESNYTTWRLAKMNLAIRGIDAQIKHGDTFHADQHPDLKADFVLANPPFNDSDWRGDLLKDDKRWVYGVPPAGNANYAWIQHFLHHLSPTGTAGFVLANGSMSSNQSGEAEIRKALVEADLVDCMVALPGQLFYSTQIPVCLWFLTRDKKGGGKRDRRGETLFIDARNMGTLVDRTRKELTAEDIAKVAGAYHAWRGEKAADAYGDVAGFCKAARRETIAAQGHVLTPGRFVGTVADDEVEGAFGERMSELTSTLIEQRRDAARLDHAIDLALAECGHGR; this comes from the coding sequence ATGGCCAAGAAGAAGGTAGTACCCGCAAACGGCAGAGGCGAGATCGGGTTCGAGGCCAAGCTGTGGGCCACCGCCGACGCCCTCCGCAACAACATGGACGCGGCCGAGTACAAGCACGTCGTTCTCGGCCTCATCTTCCTGAAGTACATCTCCGACGCCTTCGAGGCGAAGCACGAGGAGCTGCTGGCGCAGAAGGCGCACGGCGCCGACCCCGAGGACCCCGACGAGTACCAGGCCGCGAACGTGTTCTGGGTGCCCAAAGAGGCGCGCTGGTCGTTCCTGATGGCCAACGCACCGCAGCCCAACATCGGCGCCCTCGTGGACGCTGCGATGGAGGCGGTCGAGAAGGCCAACCCCTCGCTGAAGGGCGTGCTGCCCAAGGACTACGCGCGTCCCGGCCTCGACAAGACCAGGCTCGGCCAGATCATCAACCTGGTCGGCGACATCGCCCTCGGCGGCAGCGCCTCGAAGTCGAAGGACGTGCTCGGGCGGGTGTACGAGTACTTCCTCGCGAAGTTCGCCAGTGCCGAGGGCAAGAACGGGGGGCAGTTCTACACGCCGTCCTACGTGGTGCGCCTGCTCGTGGAGATGCTCGCGCCGTACAGGGGCCGCGTGTACGACCCCTGCTGCGGCTCGGGCGGGATGTTCGTGCAGAGCGAGAAGTTCGTCGAAGCGCACAGCGGGCGCATCGGCGACATCTCCATCTACGGCCAGGAGTCGAACTACACCACCTGGCGGTTGGCGAAGATGAACCTCGCCATCCGAGGTATCGACGCGCAGATCAAGCATGGCGACACGTTCCACGCCGACCAGCACCCGGACCTGAAGGCCGACTTCGTCCTGGCCAACCCGCCCTTCAACGACAGCGACTGGCGCGGGGACCTGCTGAAGGACGACAAGCGGTGGGTGTACGGGGTGCCGCCGGCTGGGAATGCGAACTACGCCTGGATTCAGCACTTCCTCCACCACCTCTCGCCGACTGGCACCGCCGGCTTCGTCCTCGCGAACGGGTCCATGTCCTCGAACCAGTCAGGCGAGGCCGAGATCCGGAAGGCGCTCGTCGAGGCCGACCTGGTGGATTGCATGGTGGCCCTGCCTGGCCAGTTGTTCTACTCGACTCAGATTCCCGTGTGCCTCTGGTTCCTGACGCGGGACAAGAAGGGCGGAGGCAAGCGGGACCGGCGCGGCGAGACGCTGTTCATCGACGCGAGGAACATGGGGACGCTCGTTGATCGCACCCGGAAAGAACTGACCGCCGAGGACATCGCGAAGGTGGCGGGGGCGTACCACGCCTGGCGGGGGGAGAAGGCCGCGGATGCTTACGGGGATGTGGCGGGGTTCTGCAAGGCAGCGAGGCGCGAGACCATCGCGGCGCAGGGGCACGTCCTCACACCTGGCCGTTTCGTGGGCACTGTGGCCGACGACGAAGTCGAAGGTGCCTTTGGCGAGCGGATGTCGGAACTGACTTCGACGCTCATTGAACAGCGGCGAGATGCCGCACGGCTCGACCATGCCATCGACCTGGCACTAGCGGAGTGTGGGCATGGTCGGTGA
- a CDS encoding HTH domain-containing protein, with the protein MAIAHSAEQLRRELLQRRSNLEAELQRVETALAALNGLQGVGDIHLDGDDWSSLGMIEAARKLLEESGQPMSTRSLVEEMLRRGVRTRSKKPIATLYVVLREAPGFAFDRARRAWTLATGKAGRSEVTAVTVAEDALPGEHHRASSGVRRRSYRTSSG; encoded by the coding sequence ATGGCGATCGCCCACTCAGCCGAGCAACTACGCCGTGAGCTGCTTCAGCGACGTAGCAACCTCGAAGCAGAACTCCAACGCGTCGAGACCGCCTTGGCGGCACTGAACGGTTTACAGGGAGTCGGGGATATCCACCTCGATGGAGATGATTGGTCCTCGCTGGGGATGATTGAAGCAGCACGCAAGCTGCTTGAGGAATCAGGCCAGCCCATGTCGACTCGCTCTCTGGTCGAGGAAATGCTTCGCAGAGGCGTGCGGACCCGCTCAAAGAAGCCAATTGCGACCCTGTACGTGGTCTTGCGCGAAGCACCCGGTTTCGCCTTCGACCGGGCACGGCGGGCCTGGACGCTAGCGACAGGAAAGGCCGGTCGCTCTGAGGTGACAGCGGTGACGGTTGCGGAAGATGCCCTCCCTGGCGAGCACCATCGCGCGTCCTCAGGCGTCAGACGCCGGTCGTATCGCACGTCCAGTGGGTGA
- a CDS encoding site-specific integrase yields the protein MTSRSAALRWGQNRERELLLNNTAPSPSRTDSPRLREFAPRFMDGHARAERQKPSGLAAKETILRVHLLPHMGRTPLHAIDNESVQRLKSALTSRSPKTVNNVLTVLNKLLKTAVEWGVIEQMPCAVRLLKVPKTTARFYDFHEYERLLAAAEALHPMAHLIVLLGGDAGLRCGEMMALEWRDVNWQKRQLVIERSDWKGHVTATKGGRVRYVPLSDRLEAALLKYQDKRMRVLHDRYGVGLTQKEVQDWMKRAAKRAGVRQGVHILRHSFCSHLAMKGAPARAIQELAGHENLATTQRYMHLSPSALDQAIALLNGPRSADPLRGEIVEKGRG from the coding sequence GTGACCTCTCGGTCCGCCGCGTTGCGGTGGGGGCAGAATCGCGAACGCGAACTGCTCCTGAACAACACCGCGCCCAGCCCCTCTCGTACCGACAGTCCTCGCCTTCGCGAGTTTGCGCCCAGGTTCATGGATGGCCACGCCAGGGCTGAGCGGCAGAAGCCCAGTGGGCTGGCCGCGAAAGAGACGATCCTGCGCGTCCATCTGCTTCCGCACATGGGCCGCACGCCCCTCCATGCGATTGACAACGAATCGGTACAGCGCCTGAAGTCGGCCCTCACCAGTCGGTCCCCGAAGACGGTCAACAACGTCCTCACGGTGTTGAACAAGCTGCTGAAGACGGCGGTGGAGTGGGGCGTCATCGAGCAGATGCCTTGCGCCGTGCGGCTTCTCAAGGTGCCCAAGACCACCGCGCGGTTCTACGACTTCCACGAGTACGAGCGCCTGCTGGCCGCGGCTGAGGCTCTGCACCCGATGGCGCACCTCATCGTCCTGCTGGGCGGCGACGCCGGGCTCAGGTGCGGCGAGATGATGGCGCTGGAGTGGCGAGACGTGAACTGGCAGAAGCGCCAGCTCGTGATCGAGCGGTCGGACTGGAAGGGCCACGTCACCGCCACGAAGGGGGGCAGGGTCCGGTACGTGCCCCTGAGCGACCGGCTGGAGGCGGCGCTCCTCAAGTACCAGGACAAGCGGATGCGTGTGCTGCACGACCGCTACGGCGTCGGGCTGACCCAGAAGGAGGTGCAGGACTGGATGAAGCGGGCCGCCAAGCGGGCAGGCGTCCGGCAGGGCGTCCACATCCTCCGCCACTCCTTCTGCAGCCACCTGGCCATGAAGGGCGCTCCCGCGCGGGCCATCCAGGAACTCGCCGGTCACGAGAACCTCGCGACGACGCAGAGGTACATGCACCTCTCGCCGAGCGCGCTCGATCAGGCCATCGCGCTGCTCAACGGGCCCCGCTCCGCCGACCCTCTCCGTGGAGAAATCGTGGAGAAGGGTCGGGGTTGA
- a CDS encoding lytic transglycosylase domain-containing protein: MPTPTPTPAARPTRRHVWVLTAGLAVLVSAGTFGGDWWPRVSFAPKAAQQLAPTPHPPVPATLDEAWLVPAGAERDAIARRAGVRALRSAAEAVRTTRYSEALTALEEARLDGTPLEPYATYYRALCDLRLRRPEPARARLAGLRRSLSAGRLRVLTLSAEAEAALSLGDAAGAAALYEELYPALTSQRDVALDQWATATRAAGRPQDAARLWLRLYYEFPTSELAASALRQAETTLNTAAVGTPDAFPHDLTRAEALLAAGRAADAEAALKLLEPLLAASPDAAEAQARRDRLNLRLAQAACALKRCATQLATLGDLAARGVGHGEAQYLAAVALREQGRAAEYREALDAMAATPAGTAADAWIERALSEHAIALVKADADAEAATIFRRLFDRNPSGRYAERAAWKYGWWSYRAGRYDEAARVFDLAAASIPRANTRPAWIYWSGRAHEKQGDTAGATQRLSLAVVDYLHSYYGRLAAEALGRLGAPLPTPATMAASSGMGVAIDGGEADALGDGPGDGASPMVPDARMAAASPPPTADLITWLVAAGMFDEAIAEITHAQRAHGRSPKLDATLAWVYRQQGENRPAINTMRQAYPQYLSVRGDALPRAIQEVIFPIDYVPYIKRYSAQHGLDPFLVAALIAQESSYVADVRSPANAWGLMQILPSTGRQLARAEGVPRFTTQRLTDPETNVRLGTRYLATLIRNHDGVPYALAAYNAGAARVIRWKAERGGLEQAEFIDDIPFPETQMYVKKILGTAVDYRRLYADVLAE, encoded by the coding sequence ATGCCGACGCCTACTCCCACGCCCGCCGCTCGCCCGACACGACGCCACGTGTGGGTACTCACGGCCGGGCTGGCCGTCCTCGTGTCGGCGGGCACGTTCGGAGGCGACTGGTGGCCGCGCGTCTCCTTCGCTCCGAAGGCCGCCCAGCAGCTTGCGCCGACGCCGCATCCCCCTGTGCCAGCCACCCTGGACGAGGCATGGCTGGTACCGGCGGGGGCCGAGCGCGACGCGATTGCGCGGCGAGCCGGGGTTCGCGCCCTGCGCAGCGCGGCCGAGGCCGTCCGGACCACCCGCTATTCCGAGGCGCTGACGGCGCTCGAGGAGGCGCGCCTCGACGGCACGCCGCTCGAGCCCTATGCCACCTATTACCGCGCCCTGTGCGACCTGCGTCTTCGTCGGCCGGAGCCGGCGCGCGCGCGGCTGGCGGGCTTGAGGCGATCGCTCTCGGCCGGTCGCCTGCGTGTCCTGACCCTGTCGGCCGAAGCCGAGGCGGCACTGAGCCTTGGCGACGCGGCTGGCGCGGCGGCGCTCTACGAGGAACTGTATCCGGCACTCACGAGCCAGCGCGACGTGGCGCTCGACCAGTGGGCCACCGCGACACGCGCGGCAGGGCGGCCGCAGGACGCGGCGCGCCTCTGGTTGCGCCTGTACTACGAGTTCCCCACGAGTGAACTCGCCGCCTCGGCGCTTCGCCAGGCAGAAACCACGTTGAACACGGCGGCCGTCGGCACTCCCGACGCCTTCCCGCACGACCTCACGCGTGCCGAGGCCCTGCTCGCCGCTGGCCGCGCCGCCGACGCCGAAGCCGCCTTGAAGCTGCTCGAGCCGCTGCTGGCCGCCAGCCCCGATGCGGCCGAAGCGCAGGCGCGCCGCGACCGCCTCAACCTGCGCCTGGCACAGGCGGCCTGTGCGTTGAAGCGCTGCGCGACGCAACTGGCCACGCTCGGCGACCTCGCGGCACGCGGGGTCGGACACGGCGAGGCACAGTACCTGGCCGCCGTGGCCCTCCGTGAGCAGGGCCGTGCCGCCGAGTACCGCGAGGCCCTCGACGCGATGGCCGCCACCCCGGCAGGTACCGCGGCCGACGCGTGGATCGAGCGCGCGCTCAGCGAGCATGCCATCGCGCTCGTGAAGGCCGACGCGGACGCCGAGGCCGCGACAATCTTCCGCCGCCTGTTCGACCGCAACCCGTCGGGCCGGTACGCCGAGCGCGCCGCCTGGAAGTACGGCTGGTGGTCCTATCGCGCCGGCCGCTACGACGAGGCCGCGCGCGTGTTCGACCTGGCGGCGGCGAGCATCCCGCGCGCCAACACCCGTCCGGCGTGGATCTACTGGTCGGGCCGGGCGCACGAGAAGCAGGGTGACACCGCGGGCGCGACCCAGCGACTGTCCCTGGCCGTCGTCGACTACCTGCACTCGTACTACGGGCGACTGGCCGCCGAGGCGCTCGGCCGGCTCGGCGCGCCGTTGCCGACGCCGGCGACCATGGCCGCCTCGAGTGGCATGGGGGTGGCGATCGACGGGGGAGAGGCCGACGCGCTGGGCGATGGCCCGGGCGACGGCGCCTCGCCCATGGTGCCCGATGCACGAATGGCGGCCGCGAGCCCGCCACCGACCGCCGACCTGATCACGTGGCTGGTCGCCGCGGGCATGTTCGACGAGGCGATCGCCGAGATCACGCACGCGCAGCGCGCCCACGGTCGCTCGCCCAAGCTCGACGCGACGCTGGCGTGGGTCTACCGTCAGCAGGGCGAGAATCGCCCCGCCATCAACACGATGCGGCAGGCGTACCCGCAGTACCTGTCGGTGCGCGGCGATGCGCTGCCGCGCGCCATCCAGGAAGTGATCTTCCCGATCGACTACGTCCCGTACATCAAGCGCTACTCGGCGCAGCACGGCCTCGACCCGTTCCTGGTCGCCGCTCTCATCGCGCAGGAGTCGTCGTACGTGGCCGACGTGCGGTCGCCGGCCAACGCCTGGGGGCTGATGCAGATCCTGCCGTCGACGGGGCGCCAACTGGCGCGCGCCGAGGGCGTGCCGCGGTTCACGACCCAGCGACTGACCGACCCGGAGACCAACGTCCGCCTGGGAACCCGCTACCTCGCCACCCTGATTCGCAACCACGACGGCGTGCCGTATGCCCTGGCCGCCTACAACGCCGGCGCGGCGCGCGTGATCCGGTGGAAGGCCGAGCGGGGCGGTCTCGAACAGGCCGAGTTCATCGACGACATCCCGTTCCCCGAGACCCAGATGTACGTCAAGAAGATCCTGGGCACGGCCGTGGACTACCGCCGCCTCTACGCCGACGTCCTCGCGGAGTAG
- a CDS encoding ECF transporter S component, producing the protein MAQTHSTHAPAWTLPARHPRALTIQLGLLLAAAWALPAAIHALALPVRQLLPMHWPAILAGLVYGWRSGAIIGAASPVLSYLMTGMPRPAVLPSMTFELAAYGAIAGFMVQVLHRGRFEAALASVIGGRLVFLAVMVVTGAITTAFPVYLQAAMLPGLPAAIAQVVLLPLLANAWVKRERGNSKLDI; encoded by the coding sequence GTGGCCCAGACCCATTCGACCCACGCGCCGGCCTGGACGCTGCCGGCCCGGCATCCGCGCGCACTGACGATCCAGCTCGGCCTGCTGTTGGCCGCCGCCTGGGCCCTGCCCGCCGCGATCCACGCGCTGGCCCTGCCCGTGCGGCAGTTGTTGCCGATGCACTGGCCCGCGATCCTCGCCGGCCTCGTCTACGGCTGGCGCTCCGGCGCGATCATCGGCGCGGCCTCGCCCGTCCTGAGCTACCTGATGACCGGCATGCCGCGACCCGCGGTGCTGCCGTCGATGACCTTCGAACTCGCCGCCTACGGCGCCATTGCCGGCTTCATGGTGCAGGTGCTGCACCGTGGACGGTTCGAGGCCGCGCTCGCCTCGGTGATCGGCGGTCGGCTCGTGTTCCTCGCCGTGATGGTGGTGACTGGCGCGATTACGACCGCGTTCCCCGTCTACCTCCAGGCCGCGATGCTGCCGGGCCTGCCCGCGGCGATCGCGCAGGTGGTGTTGTTGCCGCTCCTCGCCAATGCCTGGGTGAAGCGGGAACGCGGCAATTCGAAATTGGACATTTGA